A region of the Stutzerimonas stutzeri genome:
ATAGCCCGGCGGGCAATAGCGAAGCCACCCACCCCCCATGGGGGAAGGTACGGCCTACGATGAACCTGGCGAGGATTGCGCCAAGGAATGAAATAAGCACTGCAGCAAGCACTGCGCCATCCTTCTGTAGTGGATTGCTGGAAACGGCTGAACTGTTAGCGTCTGGTTTGATATCAAAAGTAGTTCAAAAGATGCGCCAACGGCTGTTACCAGCTATGTCAGCCGATGCTGACGGCCTGCTCGCAAAGGCCCGGCGAACGCCGGCAAGGAAGGGAAGAAATACGAGTCGAGTTCGACGAGGTCGCCGTATGCAGCGGGTTTCAGCAGACGGGGCTAGTCGGGAGGAAAGCGTTCGGGTGTCCGTCCGGACAGAGCAGTCCGGACGGCAGTGCAATTGTTACTTGCCTATGCAAAAGCTCGAGAAAATACGCCCAAGCAGGTCGTCTGAGCTGAACGCGCCGGTGATTTCGCCCAGCGCTTGCTGTGCCAGGCGCAGATCCTCGGCGAGCAGTTCACCCGCACCGGCTAGCGTCAACTGGGCGTGTCCATGCTGCAGGTACTGCTCAGCCAGGCGCAGCGCATCCAGATGACGACGACGTGCACTAAAACTGCCCTCGGCCGTCTGCTCGTAACCCATGCATTGCTTGAGATGTTCACGTAGCAAGTCGACACCGTCGCCCGAGCGCGCACAAATACTGAGCGTAACCTGGCCGTCTTTAGCAACCTTCAACGAGATGGCTTCGCCACTGAGATCCGCCTTGTTGCGAATCAGCGTGATCCTGTCCGGTGCCGGGCTGCAATCGATGAACTCCGGCCAGAGTGCCGACGGATTCTCTGCTTCTGGCGAACTGGCATCGACCATGAGCAGGATTCGATCAGCTTCGCCAATTGCGCTAAGGGCTCGCTGTACGCCGATGCGCTCGACTTGATCTTCGGTATCGCGCAAACCGGCGGTATCAACTACATGCAACGGCATGCCATCGATAAGAATGTGTTCGCGCAGCACATCGCGCGTTGTCCCGGCGATATCCGTGACAATCGCCGCCTCACGACCCGCCAGTGCGTTGAGCAAACTGGACTTCCCCGCATTCGGGCGACCGGCGATCACCACCGTCATTCCTTCGCGCAGCAGCGCACCTTGACTGGCCTCGCGCAACACTGTGGATAACTTCGCGCGGACATCTTCCAACTGAGCAAGAACATGTCCGTCGGCGAGGAAGTCGATTTCCTCTTCAGGGAAGTCGATCGCCGCCTCGACGTAAATGCGCAGTTGAATCAGTTTCTCGGTCAGCTGATGCACATGTCTTGAAAATTCACCTTGTAGGGATCGCACCGCATTGCGCGCTGCCTGTGTCGAACTGGCTTCGATCAGGTCGGCGATGGCTTCCGCTTGAGCCAGGTCGAGCTTGTCATTGAGGAAAGCCCGTTCGCTGAACTCGCCGGGACGTGCCAGACGAACGCCTAGCTCGACGCAACGCTGCAGCAGCATGTCCATGACCACAGGGCCGCCATGCCCTTGTAGTTCAAGCACGTCTTCGCCAGTAAACGAATGTGGTCCGGGAAAGAACAGCAGCAGACCTTCGTCAATCACCTCACCATCGTCGGCATGAAACGCGCCGTAATGTGCATGGCGTGGTGTCGGTTCGCGGCCAGTCAGAGTTATTGCAATCGCCTTGGCGCGTGGGCCTGAAACGCGAACGATACCCACGCCTCCGCGTCCGGGAGCGGTGGCTACGGCGGCAATGGTGTCGCCAGCTGGGCTCATGGGGGCCTCCTGTCTGGGTGGCAGATAGCAAAACGCCCCAATCAAGGGGCGTTCTGCATTAGCGGCTGAGGCGTCAGGCTAGTTTCGCCGCGGCCTCGATCTTGCGGGTAATGTACCACTGCTGAGCGATGGACAGGACGTTGTTGACGACCCAGTACAGCACCAGACCAGCCGGGAACCACAAGAAGAAGAAGGTAAAGATGATCGGCAGGAGCTTCATCACTCGCGCCTGCATGGGATCCGGTGGGGTCGGGTTCAGCTGCTGCTGGATAAACATGGTTATGCCCATGATGATCGGCAGGATGAAGAACGGATCTTTGATCGACAGGTCGGTGATCCAGAACATCCATGGTGCCTGGCGCATCTCGACGCTTTCCAGAAGCACCCAGTACAGCGCCAGAAACACTGGCATCTGAACCAGGATCGGCAGACAGCCGCCCAACGGATTGATCTTCTCTTTCTTGTACAGCTCCATCATCGCCTGGGACATCTTCTGGCGATCGTCACCGAACTGCTCCTTCAACGCCTGCATCTTCGGCGAGACGGCGCGCATGCGCGCCATGGACCGGTAGCTGGCTGCCGAAAGTGGGAAGAAAGCCAGCTTGATGACGATGGTCAGAACGATGATCGACCAACCCCAGTTGCCGAGCAGCGCATGAATGTTCCCCAGCAGCCAGAAGATCGGCTGGGCAATGAACCAGAGAATGCCGTAGTCGACCGTCAGACGCAGACCTGGCGACAGTTCTTCCAGCTTGTCCTGGCTTTTCGGACCGGCATAGAGCGTGGCGCCGGTTTCGCCTTGGCCACCAGCCGGCACAGTGACTGCAGGTCCGGTGAAGCCGATGATGTAGTTGCCCTGGCTGTCCTTGCGGGTTTGCACTTGGTTGGTGTCGCCTGCTTGGGGAACCCAAGCGGTGACGAAATAGTGCTGCAACCAGGCGATCCAGCCACCCTCTACGGTTACGCGCAGGTTCTTGTCATCCATGTCACCCATGGAGACTTTGCGATAGGGCTCATCCTTGGTCCACAACGCGGCACCGAGGTAGGTCGCAGTGCCGGTAGCGGTGCTCGACGAAGGGTCGCCACTCTTGTCACGCTTTAGTTGACCGAACAGATAACCAGTCCAGGGCTGCTCGCTCTGGTTGTCGATCAGGTAATTCACCTTCAACGCGTAGTTACCGCGCTCAAGGGTGAAACGCTTGATGTAGTTGACGCCGTCAGCGCTGTAGTTCAGATCGACAACGACCTGGTCCTGGCCTTCGGCCAGCTGATACTCGGTCTTCTCGCTACTGTACTGAGGTCGACCGCTGGCCTTGTCCGGCCCATCGCCGATCAGCCCGCTTTGCGCCTCGTAGGTGCGCTCGCCGCTACGTTCGAATAGCTGAAATGGAACATCGGGGTGGTCCTGACGACGAGGATACTGCGGCAGCCGCAGCTCAACGATGTCGCCGCCACGAGGATCGATGGCCAGATCGAGTACGTCACTGCGTACGCGTATCAGCTGACTGCTCGGCGCCGTGGCCGGCAATGCACTGGCCTGCTGCTGTTGACCGCCTACTGTCGGCACGTCCTCGACATTGCCGTCGCTGGTGGTGCTAGGAGCATCCGGTAGGGTCGGAACGCCAGGCTGGCTTTGCGCTGTTTCGGTCGGCAGTGCAGCCTGACCGTAGTCCTGATTCCATTGAAGAACCATCAGGTAGGCAACGACTGCTAATGCTACGAGCAGTATCGAGCGTTTGATATCCATGGTTACTCGGCCATCGGAGATGAATTGGAAGTTTTTTGGGAAGGCACGGGATCATAGCCACCGGGATTCCACGGGTGGCAGCGCCCCAGCCTGCGCAGACTCAGCCAGCCGCCACGGAACAGGCCATGGGTTTCGATGGCCTCGAGTGCATAGCAAGAGCAGCTTGGATAGAAACGACAGTGACTGGCCATCATTGGGCTGATGGCGTACTGGTAGACCTTGATCGAAGCGACGGCCAATTTACGCATGGGTGCTGTTGGCTGCTCCAGGTTCGACGACGGTCTTGGATGGGCTGCGTGACAGTCGTTTCCAGAGCTTGGCAAATTGCTTTGCCAGTTCAGGGTTGTCCAGATCAGCCAATCCCTTACGGGCGATGATCACGATGTCCCAGCCCGCCAGTTCCAGTTGGTGATGACGGAAAGTCTCGCGTAGCTGCCGCTTGATGCGGTTGCGCTCGACCGAAAGCTTGACGCTTTTCTTACCAATCACCAACCCGAGACGGGGGTGTTGCAGATCGTTTTCACGTGCCAGCAGCAGGACGTTCCTGCCAGGCACCTTACCGGAAGGGGAGTCGAAGACTGCCTTGAATTGGCTGGGAGTCAGCAGTCGCTTTTCCCGGCC
Encoded here:
- the mnmE gene encoding tRNA uridine-5-carboxymethylaminomethyl(34) synthesis GTPase MnmE, coding for MSPAGDTIAAVATAPGRGGVGIVRVSGPRAKAIAITLTGREPTPRHAHYGAFHADDGEVIDEGLLLFFPGPHSFTGEDVLELQGHGGPVVMDMLLQRCVELGVRLARPGEFSERAFLNDKLDLAQAEAIADLIEASSTQAARNAVRSLQGEFSRHVHQLTEKLIQLRIYVEAAIDFPEEEIDFLADGHVLAQLEDVRAKLSTVLREASQGALLREGMTVVIAGRPNAGKSSLLNALAGREAAIVTDIAGTTRDVLREHILIDGMPLHVVDTAGLRDTEDQVERIGVQRALSAIGEADRILLMVDASSPEAENPSALWPEFIDCSPAPDRITLIRNKADLSGEAISLKVAKDGQVTLSICARSGDGVDLLREHLKQCMGYEQTAEGSFSARRRHLDALRLAEQYLQHGHAQLTLAGAGELLAEDLRLAQQALGEITGAFSSDDLLGRIFSSFCIGK
- the yidC gene encoding membrane protein insertase YidC; translation: MDIKRSILLVALAVVAYLMVLQWNQDYGQAALPTETAQSQPGVPTLPDAPSTTSDGNVEDVPTVGGQQQQASALPATAPSSQLIRVRSDVLDLAIDPRGGDIVELRLPQYPRRQDHPDVPFQLFERSGERTYEAQSGLIGDGPDKASGRPQYSSEKTEYQLAEGQDQVVVDLNYSADGVNYIKRFTLERGNYALKVNYLIDNQSEQPWTGYLFGQLKRDKSGDPSSSTATGTATYLGAALWTKDEPYRKVSMGDMDDKNLRVTVEGGWIAWLQHYFVTAWVPQAGDTNQVQTRKDSQGNYIIGFTGPAVTVPAGGQGETGATLYAGPKSQDKLEELSPGLRLTVDYGILWFIAQPIFWLLGNIHALLGNWGWSIIVLTIVIKLAFFPLSAASYRSMARMRAVSPKMQALKEQFGDDRQKMSQAMMELYKKEKINPLGGCLPILVQMPVFLALYWVLLESVEMRQAPWMFWITDLSIKDPFFILPIIMGITMFIQQQLNPTPPDPMQARVMKLLPIIFTFFFLWFPAGLVLYWVVNNVLSIAQQWYITRKIEAAAKLA
- the yidD gene encoding membrane protein insertion efficiency factor YidD, with translation MRKLAVASIKVYQYAISPMMASHCRFYPSCSCYALEAIETHGLFRGGWLSLRRLGRCHPWNPGGYDPVPSQKTSNSSPMAE
- the rnpA gene encoding ribonuclease P protein component; translated protein: MSRGFGREKRLLTPSQFKAVFDSPSGKVPGRNVLLLARENDLQHPRLGLVIGKKSVKLSVERNRIKRQLRETFRHHQLELAGWDIVIIARKGLADLDNPELAKQFAKLWKRLSRSPSKTVVEPGAANSTHA